One part of the Paenibacillus silvisoli genome encodes these proteins:
- a CDS encoding DinB family protein: protein MFRTVQDFIEDYRDESQNTLKLLNLLTDESLKSANTPGFRSLGHLAWHLVHDDAGMLRRIGLDFKAPPAGAEPPESAAAIAAAYRETAESMLEAASRWSDEKLLESHNMFGRNWQNGLTLLMFVKHEVHHRGQLTVLMRQAGLQTAGVYGPTKEEWEKMGMTAPK from the coding sequence ATGTTTAGAACCGTTCAAGATTTTATCGAGGATTACAGGGATGAATCGCAGAACACGCTCAAGCTGCTGAATTTGCTGACGGACGAGTCGTTAAAGTCGGCAAATACGCCGGGCTTTCGCTCGCTTGGCCATTTAGCGTGGCACTTGGTGCACGACGATGCCGGCATGTTGAGACGGATCGGGCTTGATTTTAAAGCGCCGCCAGCCGGGGCGGAACCGCCTGAATCGGCAGCCGCAATCGCGGCAGCGTACCGCGAGACGGCGGAGTCGATGCTTGAAGCGGCATCGCGATGGTCCGATGAGAAGCTGCTGGAGAGCCATAACATGTTCGGACGGAACTGGCAGAATGGCCTGACGTTGCTGATGTTCGTGAAGCACGAGGTGCACCACCGCGGCCAGCTCACGGTGCTGATGCGCCAAGCGGGACTGCAGACTGCCGGCGTGTACGGTCCGACCAAGGAAGAGTGGGAGAAAATGGGCATGACAGCGCCCAAATAA
- a CDS encoding acetyl-CoA C-acetyltransferase: MAELVILGGARTPFGKFGGALKGMRAVQLGGIAIEGALQRSGVSPQSVDEAIMGMAVQAGAGQNPARQAAILAGIGNGVPAETINKVCASGMRALTMASQIIAAGDAELMIAGGMESMSQAPHALGDARFGLRLGDGRAKDLLLRDGLTCAFAPDTHMGDYADSIAAKHGISRQEQDEWALRSHERAVQSGMKGYFDAELIPVPLQGAASVQSHVFAFDKDEAPRGDTSAEKLAALKPVFAGIGTGGGRGTITAGNAPGLNDGAAALVVASKAKALREGYPPRAVLLGHAAVSVEPRNYAIAPAFAVQKLLRQQGIDMAAVDLFEINEAFAVVVLACGKLAGWDAEKVNVHGGAIAIGHPVGASGARIVLTLINGLKQRGGGLGVAAICSGGGQGDAVLVRVE, translated from the coding sequence ATGGCTGAACTGGTTATCTTAGGCGGTGCCCGCACGCCTTTCGGCAAGTTCGGCGGCGCGCTGAAAGGGATGCGTGCCGTTCAGCTCGGCGGCATCGCCATCGAGGGAGCGCTTCAGCGCAGCGGCGTCTCCCCGCAGTCGGTGGATGAGGCCATTATGGGCATGGCCGTTCAAGCCGGAGCCGGGCAAAATCCTGCCCGGCAAGCCGCGATTCTAGCCGGCATCGGCAACGGGGTTCCGGCCGAGACGATCAACAAAGTGTGCGCGTCAGGCATGCGCGCGTTGACGATGGCTTCGCAGATCATTGCCGCCGGCGATGCGGAGCTGATGATCGCAGGCGGCATGGAGAGCATGAGCCAGGCTCCGCATGCGCTTGGCGATGCGCGCTTCGGGCTGCGGCTTGGCGATGGCCGGGCGAAGGATTTGCTGCTCCGCGATGGCCTGACATGCGCGTTTGCCCCCGATACGCACATGGGCGATTATGCGGACAGCATCGCCGCCAAGCACGGCATCAGCCGGCAGGAGCAAGACGAGTGGGCGCTTCGGAGCCATGAGCGTGCTGTGCAGAGCGGCATGAAGGGGTATTTTGACGCGGAGCTCATTCCGGTTCCGCTTCAGGGAGCAGCTTCGGTGCAGAGCCATGTATTCGCCTTCGACAAGGATGAAGCGCCGCGCGGGGATACGAGCGCCGAGAAGCTCGCGGCGCTGAAGCCGGTATTCGCGGGCATCGGCACCGGCGGCGGCCGCGGCACGATTACGGCCGGCAATGCGCCAGGGCTCAACGACGGGGCGGCAGCGCTCGTTGTCGCTTCGAAGGCGAAGGCGCTGCGGGAAGGCTATCCCCCGCGGGCGGTGCTGCTCGGCCACGCCGCTGTCAGCGTGGAGCCGCGCAACTATGCGATCGCGCCGGCGTTCGCGGTGCAGAAGCTGCTTCGGCAGCAAGGGATCGACATGGCGGCCGTCGATCTGTTTGAGATTAACGAAGCGTTCGCGGTCGTCGTGCTCGCCTGCGGCAAGCTGGCTGGCTGGGACGCGGAGAAAGTCAATGTGCACGGCGGTGCCATCGCGATCGGCCATCCGGTTGGGGCAAGCGGCGCCCGCATCGTGCTGACGCTCATCAACGGCCTCAAGCAGCGCGGGGGCGGGCTTGGCGTTGCGGCGATTTGCAGCGGCGGCGGGCAGGGGGATGCGGTGCTGGTACGCGTGGAGTAG
- a CDS encoding ankyrin repeat domain-containing protein — translation MSCASDIDNQARDESLSEVYPAAYEAVKEGQLEQLKALLSTHPTLANARSKQGRTLLNHLCDWPGHYPNQLETGRALLEAGADVNARAIDPERGETSLQWAASNGDVEMAAFLLDAGSPVDGLNDDRRPLAQALWYGCPNVARLLVERGAALDLELAAAVGRADLLPSFFGADGKLLPSAGVHREPVNATTPSPPEELLQQALIYAAIGGSYESAAYLLDRGADVNGVTSGFDHTGGAPLHWAAAGTNTALVRLLVERGAELNARDRRYFATPLGWANHFKRTEHEELLRGLGGV, via the coding sequence ATGAGCTGTGCGTCCGATATCGATAACCAAGCGAGGGACGAGTCGCTTTCGGAGGTCTATCCGGCGGCGTATGAGGCGGTAAAAGAGGGACAACTAGAGCAGCTTAAGGCGTTGCTGAGCACGCACCCGACCTTGGCGAATGCCAGGTCAAAGCAAGGCCGGACGCTGCTGAATCATCTATGCGACTGGCCCGGGCACTACCCGAATCAGCTGGAAACCGGACGAGCGCTGCTGGAAGCCGGGGCGGATGTCAATGCGCGAGCCATCGATCCGGAGCGCGGGGAGACATCCCTGCAATGGGCGGCCAGCAACGGCGATGTGGAGATGGCGGCGTTCTTGCTCGACGCCGGCTCGCCTGTCGACGGCTTGAACGATGACCGCAGACCGCTTGCGCAGGCACTCTGGTACGGCTGCCCGAACGTCGCGAGATTGCTCGTCGAGCGCGGCGCCGCGCTTGATCTGGAGCTGGCCGCAGCCGTCGGACGAGCCGACCTGCTCCCGTCGTTCTTCGGAGCCGACGGCAAGCTGCTGCCTAGCGCAGGCGTTCACCGGGAGCCGGTCAACGCGACGACGCCGAGCCCGCCGGAGGAGCTGCTTCAGCAGGCGCTCATATACGCGGCCATCGGCGGCAGCTATGAATCCGCCGCCTACCTGCTTGACCGGGGCGCGGATGTAAACGGCGTTACCTCCGGCTTCGATCATACGGGCGGAGCGCCGCTGCACTGGGCTGCAGCAGGCACGAACACGGCGTTAGTCCGGCTGCTAGTCGAGCGCGGCGCCGAACTGAATGCCAGAGACCGCCGATATTTCGCCACGCCGCTCGGCTGGGCGAACCATTTCAAACGGACGGAGCACGAGGAGCTGCTTAGAGGCTTAGGCGGCGTATAA
- a CDS encoding acyl-CoA dehydrogenase family protein encodes MKFGLTDEQGMIREMAARFAEHEVARSAGGLDEAELFDRRSFDAMAQLGFTALPWPEEDGGAGGGFVSFVLVLEELSKVSASLGAALWAHVLLAAWPLHRFGSAELKRSYLGQLVDGSRIGTGMLPGTVTNAGTSLRIGVSAVQLQADEECYVLNGQQKYVLGGATADFFVIYAVTGESAGGRRKRYSAFMIDKDLPGLSITPVTRKLGLRSAGMAHLKFTDCRVPKRQRIGRDGQGGAIAGRAAASVRYGLAAVAAGIAGGAAEAALGYAKERAQFGKPIAKHQAVAFMLADMRTAADASRLLVYQAAWQEDEGLAGGDGEKAALALSFAADAAMKATIQAVQVYGGYGYMKEYPVERYMRDAKAVQIFKGLDLAPKLPPRRGRHHG; translated from the coding sequence GTGAAATTCGGGCTGACGGATGAGCAAGGGATGATTCGCGAGATGGCGGCACGGTTTGCGGAGCATGAGGTGGCGAGGTCGGCTGGCGGATTGGATGAGGCCGAATTATTCGACAGGCGTTCGTTTGACGCGATGGCGCAGCTTGGCTTTACGGCATTGCCTTGGCCCGAGGAGGACGGCGGGGCCGGGGGCGGTTTTGTTAGCTTTGTGCTTGTGCTCGAGGAGCTGTCCAAGGTGAGCGCGTCGCTTGGGGCGGCGCTGTGGGCGCATGTTTTATTGGCGGCGTGGCCGCTGCACCGGTTCGGAAGCGCGGAGCTGAAGCGGAGCTATCTGGGCCAGCTTGTCGACGGCAGCCGCATCGGCACGGGCATGCTTCCGGGAACGGTGACGAATGCCGGCACTTCGCTGCGCATCGGCGTTTCGGCTGTGCAGCTGCAGGCTGACGAGGAGTGCTACGTACTGAACGGGCAGCAAAAATATGTCCTCGGCGGCGCGACCGCCGACTTTTTTGTCATTTACGCGGTGACCGGGGAGAGTGCGGGCGGCAGACGGAAGCGGTACAGCGCTTTTATGATCGACAAGGACCTGCCTGGCTTGTCGATCACGCCCGTTACGCGAAAGCTGGGGCTGCGCTCCGCCGGGATGGCGCATTTGAAGTTTACGGACTGCCGCGTGCCGAAGCGGCAGCGGATCGGCCGCGACGGGCAAGGCGGCGCGATTGCGGGACGCGCGGCGGCTAGCGTGCGTTATGGCCTGGCCGCCGTTGCGGCGGGCATCGCCGGCGGCGCAGCCGAAGCAGCGCTTGGCTACGCCAAGGAGCGTGCGCAGTTTGGCAAGCCGATCGCGAAGCATCAGGCGGTCGCTTTCATGCTGGCGGACATGCGGACGGCGGCGGACGCTTCGCGGCTGCTCGTTTATCAGGCGGCCTGGCAGGAGGATGAGGGGCTTGCCGGAGGCGATGGAGAGAAGGCGGCGCTGGCGCTCAGCTTTGCGGCGGATGCGGCGATGAAGGCGACGATTCAGGCCGTTCAAGTTTACGGCGGCTACGGGTACATGAAGGAATATCCGGTTGAGCGGTATATGAGGGACGCGAAGGCGGTGCAAATTTTCAAAGGGCTGGATCTGGCTCCGAAATTGCCGCCGCGGAGGGGGAGACACCATGGCTGA
- a CDS encoding 3-hydroxybutyryl-CoA dehydrogenase, with product MEIKQVSVVGSGQMGSGIALVAAQAGCQVLLHDAELQRVERALALIGKQLSSSVAKGRLTEEQAAETLGRISAAADLEAAAGADLAIEAVTESMPVKKALFASLDGICGSGAILASNTSSLSITELAAVTGRPEQVIGMHFMNPVPVMKLVEIIRGLRTKDETYAAVAGLAERMGKTPLEVRDFPGFVSNRILMPMINEAVYAVYEGVASVEAVDGVMKLGMNHPMGPLALADLIGLDTCLAIMETLHVGFGDSKYRPCPLLRNYVSAGWLGRKSGRGFYAYEGS from the coding sequence ATGGAAATCAAACAAGTGTCGGTCGTCGGATCGGGCCAAATGGGAAGCGGGATTGCGCTCGTCGCGGCGCAGGCGGGCTGCCAGGTGCTGCTGCATGATGCGGAATTGCAGCGCGTGGAGCGCGCGCTGGCGCTCATCGGCAAACAGCTCTCAAGCAGCGTGGCGAAGGGCCGGTTGACGGAGGAGCAGGCTGCGGAAACGTTAGGCCGCATTTCGGCCGCCGCCGACTTGGAGGCCGCAGCTGGCGCCGATCTGGCTATCGAGGCGGTGACGGAGAGCATGCCTGTGAAGAAGGCGCTGTTCGCCTCGCTAGACGGTATTTGCGGGAGCGGCGCGATCCTCGCCAGCAATACGTCCTCGTTGTCGATCACGGAGCTGGCTGCGGTGACCGGGAGGCCGGAGCAGGTAATCGGGATGCATTTTATGAACCCGGTTCCGGTCATGAAGCTCGTCGAAATTATCCGCGGCCTCCGCACGAAGGATGAGACCTATGCCGCTGTTGCGGGGCTGGCGGAACGAATGGGGAAAACGCCTCTGGAGGTGCGGGATTTTCCCGGCTTCGTCTCCAACCGCATTCTGATGCCGATGATCAACGAGGCGGTTTATGCCGTGTATGAAGGAGTTGCTTCGGTTGAGGCCGTAGACGGCGTGATGAAGTTGGGCATGAACCATCCGATGGGCCCGTTGGCATTAGCCGACTTGATCGGCCTTGATACTTGCCTCGCCATTATGGAAACGCTGCACGTCGGCTTTGGCGACTCGAAATACCGGCCTTGTCCGCTTTTGCGCAATTACGTGTCGGCCGGCTGGCTGGGGCGAAAAAGCGGCCGCGGCTTCTATGCGTACGAAGGGAGCTGA
- a CDS encoding tetratricopeptide repeat-containing glycosyltransferase family 2 protein, which produces MQQATEKKPSAGNAVRQALIARKFKLAEKLALDSLRSQPLVAQNWVFLGEALAHQGAVQAAKRAFERGHILDPQAQWFGEVNKALAARPPGEPREDLSYLWKRPQQERAVTVTAAIMTRNEARCIVRCVNSLQDAVDEILIIDSDSTDGTIELVEHLPKVKVIRSVALNDDFAWKRNQALPHVTSDWVLWVDADEWLFEEDIEAVRIAAALFHTRCEHVVLNVCQVNQIQGRVSADYANPRMFPVNRGLHYYGRVHEQVVIEGSDMYDNRLVRRPVRIRLHHDGYEPTIMGNQNKLQRNLRLLKLMVEQEPDNPGWMLYYGRETLATGDMEQAKALFIEAERLAADKPNFGRKLDILMYLNKIYMSMKDYDQAEQACLRALEVQPNFPDAHYHLARARMRKAAVLLQQAEGSMKASKEHFQTYRGTVTADAAIAEWKADLALADLTSIAGKHADARARYEELLQRRPELDAVRKKLETLPHV; this is translated from the coding sequence TTGCAACAGGCAACAGAGAAGAAGCCGTCAGCCGGGAATGCCGTTCGCCAAGCGTTAATCGCCCGCAAGTTCAAGCTGGCGGAGAAGCTGGCGCTGGACAGCTTGCGCAGCCAGCCGCTGGTCGCGCAGAACTGGGTATTTCTTGGCGAAGCGCTCGCGCATCAGGGGGCTGTCCAAGCTGCGAAGCGCGCGTTTGAAAGAGGGCACATTCTTGACCCGCAGGCGCAATGGTTCGGCGAAGTAAACAAGGCGCTGGCTGCGAGACCGCCCGGCGAGCCTCGCGAGGATCTGTCCTACTTGTGGAAACGGCCGCAGCAGGAACGAGCCGTCACGGTCACGGCCGCCATTATGACGCGCAACGAGGCGCGCTGCATCGTCCGCTGCGTGAACAGCTTGCAGGACGCGGTTGATGAGATTCTCATCATCGACTCCGATTCAACGGACGGAACGATCGAGCTGGTCGAGCATTTGCCGAAGGTGAAGGTCATTCGGAGCGTGGCGCTGAACGATGATTTTGCATGGAAACGAAATCAGGCGCTCCCCCATGTGACGAGCGATTGGGTGCTGTGGGTGGATGCCGACGAGTGGCTGTTTGAAGAGGATATCGAAGCAGTCCGGATTGCGGCCGCGCTGTTCCATACGCGGTGCGAGCATGTCGTGCTGAACGTATGCCAGGTGAATCAGATCCAAGGCCGCGTATCGGCTGACTACGCGAACCCGCGCATGTTCCCGGTCAATCGCGGCTTGCACTATTACGGACGCGTGCATGAGCAGGTTGTCATTGAAGGCTCCGATATGTACGATAACCGCCTCGTTCGGCGGCCGGTCCGCATTCGGCTGCACCATGACGGCTACGAGCCGACGATCATGGGCAATCAGAACAAGCTGCAGCGCAACCTGCGGCTGCTGAAGCTGATGGTGGAGCAGGAGCCGGACAACCCGGGCTGGATGCTGTACTACGGCAGGGAGACGCTGGCGACGGGAGATATGGAGCAGGCAAAAGCATTGTTCATCGAAGCGGAGCGTCTGGCGGCGGACAAGCCGAATTTTGGCCGGAAGCTGGATATTCTTATGTATTTGAACAAGATTTACATGAGCATGAAGGATTATGACCAAGCCGAGCAAGCCTGCCTGCGGGCATTGGAGGTGCAGCCGAACTTCCCGGATGCGCATTATCATTTAGCGAGAGCTCGGATGAGGAAGGCGGCCGTGCTGCTGCAGCAGGCAGAGGGAAGCATGAAGGCATCGAAGGAGCATTTTCAAACGTACCGGGGAACGGTGACGGCGGACGCGGCGATTGCGGAGTGGAAAGCGGATTTGGCATTGGCGGATTTAACGTCCATCGCAGGCAAGCATGCGGATGCGCGAGCCCGTTACGAGGAACTGCTGCAGCGACGGCCTGAATTGGACGCGGTGCGTAAGAAGCTGGAAACTTTGCCTCATGTATAA